Proteins found in one Luteimonas chenhongjianii genomic segment:
- a CDS encoding YajQ family cyclic di-GMP-binding protein has protein sequence MPSFDIVSEVDTHELTNAVDQANRELTTRFDFKGVEAKFELDESTIKQSAPSDFQVQQMTEILRARLAARKIDIKCLEFGEIETNLAGARQTVTVKQGIERELAKKIQNTLKDAKLKVDSQINGDKLRVNGKKRDDLQAAMALLRGTEFELPLQFENFRD, from the coding sequence ATGCCCTCCTTCGATATCGTCTCCGAGGTCGATACCCACGAGCTGACCAACGCCGTCGACCAGGCCAATCGCGAACTCACCACGCGATTCGACTTCAAGGGCGTCGAGGCGAAGTTCGAACTCGACGAGTCGACGATCAAGCAGTCTGCGCCGAGCGACTTCCAGGTCCAGCAGATGACCGAGATCCTGCGGGCCCGTCTGGCCGCGCGCAAGATCGATATCAAATGCCTCGAGTTTGGCGAAATCGAGACCAATCTGGCCGGGGCGAGGCAGACGGTCACGGTGAAGCAGGGCATCGAGCGCGAGCTGGCGAAGAAGATCCAGAACACGCTCAAGGACGCCAAGCTGAAGGTCGACAGCCAGATCAACGGCGACAAGCTCCGTGTGAACGGCAAGAAGCGCGACGATCTGCAGGCCGCGATGGCCCTGCTGCGCGGGACCGAGTTCGAACTGCCGCTGCAGTTCGAGAACTTCCGCGACTGA